Genomic window (Sediminispirochaeta smaragdinae DSM 11293):
GGGGCTATACTCATAGGAGGACTCCTGCTTCTCTTTTTCGTAAGCAAAAGCAGAATCCTTGATTCTCTTTTGAGTAAAATAATCACTCGATTACTCAGGCGTTGGACAAAACTTCATACGACGGATTATGATGGTTTGTTGAACCTTTCCGGCGATTATGAGGTGATAAAATCTCTTGTAGGTCCTGACAGTTGGTGTACGGAAAGAAGTCTTGCAGAACTTCAGTTGAGCGATGAAGGAGTTCTAGTACTTGGAATATACCGGCAGGACGGTTATTTCATAGGCTCGCCAAAGGGTTCGACCTTTATCTATGATGGAGACGAATTGATTCTCTACGGACGAGATGAACGGATTCGTACTCTTACAGACAGGAAGGCGGGAGAGAAAGGTGATACGGAACATCGTGAAGCCGTAGATGCTCAAAATAAGATCGAAGGGAAGCGACCGGCGCCCCTTACTATCTCCTCACGAAAGGGGTTTCGAGGTTTTTTTAGGAAACGAGAGTACTGATATAATGATGCTGCCTAATATACACATAAAGAGAAACAAGTTCTTGCTCCTTTGTTGTCTGCTCCTTCCTGTAATAACAGCTTCGGGTGATGAGCTTCGGAAGGTGCGAGTTCAACTTAAATGGACACACCAGTTTCAGTTTGCCGGTTTCTATGCAGCGATAGATCAATGCTATTATGCAAAGAGAGGTTTAAAAGTAGAACTGAGGGAGGGAAACCCGGAGATAAGGCCAACCAATGAGGTAGTCTCTCGGAGAGCAGACTTCGGTATCAATACGACCGATCTTATTGTCCATAGGGCCCTTGGCAAGCCAATTGTTATTCTTGCACCAATATTCCAACATAGTTCTCAGGTGGTAGCGGTCAGCGGGAAATCCGACATCTATGAACCCTGCAATCTTGAAGGGAAAAGCCTGATGCTTTCGGGAGACGGTGAGGCATCAATCCTGGCGATGTTTAGATCTCAAGAAATCACAGATATCAGGATCGTACCTCACAGTTGGGATATCATGGACCTGGTAAACGGAAAGGTCGATGCAATGAGTGTATACCTCACAGGGGAAGTGTACACTCTTCGTCGGTTAAAACTCCCCTTCCGCATTCTTCGCCCAGAAAACTACGGGATAGATTTCTACGGCGATGTCCTTTTCACCAGTGAAGCACTAGCGACCGAGGATGCCGACCTCGTCAATCGATTTCTCACTGCAACCTTGGAAGGTTGGCAGTATGCGCTCAAGAACAAGGAAGCCATGATGGATCTCATCATCGAAAAATACGGCTACCATGATAGTCTTGAACGCCTCAGATACGAATCGGATATGATTTCCACCCTCATGGGTGAGGGAATCGTCCGACCAGGCCACTCCAGTACATCACGGTGGCAACATATCATCGATACCTATGACTCTCTTGGCATGCTCAGTCGACCGGTAGATATCAAGCAGATCCTTTTTCAGCGAAGTCCGAAACTTTCTCATACGCAAAGAACGGCAATATTTCTTCTCTTAACGGCATTGCTTGCTCTTTTCCTGTTTTTCGTATTGTCCAGGTTTTTTACCGCCACACTCTGGCGCGAGATGGAGCATAAGGTCGGAAGGCAAAACGAACTTGATACGTTCATTAAGTTCTGCCTTCTCACCAATACAGAGCTGCCGCAGACAGTACACCGTCGGGTTATCGATAATCTTCAGATTATCGATAATATCATTCCAGTTGCAGAATCAGTCACGCAAAAAAACAGCCACCATGAAAATCGTAAAAATATAGAACACATAGATCTCTGTTCCTATCTGCATGATCTTGTCAGCCTGACCGACAGAAATTTCAATGAAGAGGAAAGTAGAACAATAGTTAACGTTCCCCGTTTTCCGGTTATCGTACCCATCGAACTGGCTGTCCCCATAGGACTCATTACCGTCGAACTCCATACAAACGCCCTGAAACACACCTCTGCCAAAGAGGGGAAAATCAGGATCACGTTAAAACAAGAAGAAAATGAGATTTGTACGCTTTCGGTCGGAGACAGGGGGGCAGGTATGGATGAAAAACTTTTTCATCATAAGCGGACAAAAACAACAGGACTGCCGCTCATCCAATTATTGACAAAGCAAATAGGCGGCAGCCTTGAAGTTTCCAGCCGCAACGGTACATCGATCACCCTTCGATTTCCCCTAAGAAAGCAGAAGGAAAAGACAATCGGTATCCGTTCTTGAAACAACGGTACTAAGGGAGCACATTGTAGAGATGAATCAGCGTCGAATAAGCATTCTTTGTCTTTCGGTAGGTTTCACCCTCGTCTCCTGTAGCGTGGATATCAACTTTCCCGAGCGTTATGCCCTGGTCTACGGAGTGGCCGACTACCCCGATGGCTATAACGATCTCACCTATACCGTCAACGATGCCGATTCCATGGCCGATTTATTCGAAGAGAAGGGCTATATCGTTAGAAAGAGAACTGACAGCGAAGTTACCGCATCCGCCATACAGAGTGACATCGAGGCCCTCGATGTACCGAAAAACGCTCTTTTGCTCTTCTACTTTTCCGGGCACGGTACCTCCGACGATGATGAATCCTATATCGTCTGCTGTAATGATACAGGATCGGATGCAGCTTTTATCAGCGGCACCACCCTCGCCTCCTGGCTCGCCAAGGTTCCCTGCAATAAGAAGGTGGTGATCCTCGATTCCTGCTATGCGGCAGGCCTTATCGGCGAAGGCTATTCTGAGGATGGGTATCCCGACGACTGGGACGGGGGCAGCAGCTTTGCCTTCTCTCTCAGCGAAACCATAGAAAACTACTTCTCCTCTCCCTCGTCGAGCGGAATTTCCTATGATGATGCCATCGTACTTGCCGCTGCAGGAAGTGATGAAAAAAGCTTTGAAGGAGGGACCGTTGGCCACGGTTATTTTACCTACGGACTGCTTCGGGGAGCGGTTCACGGCGACGACGATGGGGACGGCTACCTATCGACCCTGGAGCTCTACGACTATGCCAGAGATTACATCGAAGGACTATCCTTTCTCACTACCGATGGAACAGTTCACTATTACCTGCCCCACATTTCGGGAGGCCCTGTCGACTTTATTCTTTTCGAGATGAAGTAGGAAATCCCTTTTTTAGAAAAAGCATAAGCTACAGCGGTTTGCCATCAGAAAGGGAACGGACCAACTCTTCCAGCGTCTCATTCCACATCCCATCCTTGTACCAAAGCGCCATCTCTTCAAGAAAACTACGGTACAGTCGCCCGAACTCCTTCTCCGCCTCGCGATCACCATCTTTTATCGCATAGAGTTCCATCATTCTGGGATGCTCTTCTTTCCAGCGCACCTTCATTTCGTCCACCTTGGCAGGAGCCTCAACCCATCTGGCAAGCTCCTTCCCCTGACCGTCCCAGAGCGATATGACAGGTATATGGTCTAC
Coding sequences:
- a CDS encoding TrkA C-terminal domain-containing protein; translation: MIALLSFFVILLLSLSIVRIAAIMLQLTGLSADTARFQARSAFTGTGFTTRESEMIIGHPVRRRIIMGLMLIGNLGLVTFVSSLVLTFLRAQSALEMASTGAILIGGLLLLFFVSKSRILDSLLSKIITRLLRRWTKLHTTDYDGLLNLSGDYEVIKSLVGPDSWCTERSLAELQLSDEGVLVLGIYRQDGYFIGSPKGSTFIYDGDELILYGRDERIRTLTDRKAGEKGDTEHREAVDAQNKIEGKRPAPLTISSRKGFRGFFRKREY
- a CDS encoding ABC transporter substrate-binding protein, with translation MRVQLKWTHQFQFAGFYAAIDQCYYAKRGLKVELREGNPEIRPTNEVVSRRADFGINTTDLIVHRALGKPIVILAPIFQHSSQVVAVSGKSDIYEPCNLEGKSLMLSGDGEASILAMFRSQEITDIRIVPHSWDIMDLVNGKVDAMSVYLTGEVYTLRRLKLPFRILRPENYGIDFYGDVLFTSEALATEDADLVNRFLTATLEGWQYALKNKEAMMDLIIEKYGYHDSLERLRYESDMISTLMGEGIVRPGHSSTSRWQHIIDTYDSLGMLSRPVDIKQILFQRSPKLSHTQRTAIFLLLTALLALFLFFVLSRFFTATLWREMEHKVGRQNELDTFIKFCLLTNTELPQTVHRRVIDNLQIIDNIIPVAESVTQKNSHHENRKNIEHIDLCSYLHDLVSLTDRNFNEEESRTIVNVPRFPVIVPIELAVPIGLITVELHTNALKHTSAKEGKIRITLKQEENEICTLSVGDRGAGMDEKLFHHKRTKTTGLPLIQLLTKQIGGSLEVSSRNGTSITLRFPLRKQKEKTIGIRS
- a CDS encoding caspase family protein; amino-acid sequence: MNQRRISILCLSVGFTLVSCSVDINFPERYALVYGVADYPDGYNDLTYTVNDADSMADLFEEKGYIVRKRTDSEVTASAIQSDIEALDVPKNALLLFYFSGHGTSDDDESYIVCCNDTGSDAAFISGTTLASWLAKVPCNKKVVILDSCYAAGLIGEGYSEDGYPDDWDGGSSFAFSLSETIENYFSSPSSSGISYDDAIVLAAAGSDEKSFEGGTVGHGYFTYGLLRGAVHGDDDGDGYLSTLELYDYARDYIEGLSFLTTDGTVHYYLPHISGGPVDFILFEMK